The window GACATGAATGGGAGATGCCAGTAAACTGCTCAAGGgctttttccagtttttaatgTCGGACAATTAGTTAAGTTAGTAGGATTTCTGTGTGCTGGCAAAACAGGCATTGACCCAGAAACATGACCCATTTAAACAAGTTTAAATCTTTAACTGAAGTGAAGGAGAGTTGTGAACGTGAGCCAGTTCCTCATTTCACTCTTTTGTCTCTGACTGTGGTTGCTCCTTCAGTTTGACCTGGTGTGTGAGGACTCCTGGAAGTTGGATCTCTTTCAGTCTTCTGTGAACGCTGGGTTTTTTATTGGCTCCTTAAACATTGGCTACATTGCAGACAGGTACGTGTGGGCTGACAGCAAAACCCCCTGACCTCCCTTATCTATGTTCAGCAGCCAAACCTAGATAAAGGTTGTGCAAGTGATATCATCTCAGCTCTTCTGAAAATAAGGTCATCCTCCTGGACCTTCAGTGGCAGCATGAGCCAGTATCCTGCCTTTCAGGTTGTGTCTGGTTGTTAAGACAGATCTGCTcagagagccctgcagagcccattCTATTTTAGAATTGTACACCCCAGACTTCCTACTGTGCCATATCAGAGCCCTCAGATGTTAACCAAAGCCTGGAAATACATGGTTTGGATCTCCCACTTAACCTGCCACACTCTGTGTGGCTGCAGTTTGGAGAAGTTTACAAAGAGTTGTCACAGATTGCCAgatgtgtgcagcagcagtcaCTGTGAAAAAGCAGATAACCCCTCTAGCTCCCTGTTCAGAGCCAGCAGAGTCAGACTCCCTGGCTCAGGCACCTGGGgttaaagagaaacaaatgtcAGTACTCGAGGGCCTGTTTTCCCCCTTGCCCCCCTTCTGCCCAGGACTGTTagcacagcaggctctgagctgctccagctgagaaATGCAGCCCACTCACAAGCAGATCCATACATTACTGTTTTAAAGGTAAAGGTTGTGGTGAATACATCCTTTATAAATCTGGTGCCTGTGGAACTATCAGAATCATAACATTAACCCTTACTTATTTTTCAGTCCCAATGTAATATATGTAAACATGGgactattctttttttcctcaaagtttTTGTGGAATTGCTGAGCAACTGGCACAGTAGCTTTTCATGGCATAGAAAAGCAGATAAGTGAATaagggacaaagaaaaaaagcatgtcTCTATATCACATAgcaaaactggattttttttccccctgaagaTACACAAAGCTCTTACTAGTTTAAAATACTTCCATGATTAGTGGTTTCCTTCATGCCTATCATTTTCCAATCCAGGTTTGGCCGtaaattttgccttttaacAACAATTGTTGCCAATATTGTGTGTGGACTCCTTCTGGCCTTCGTGCCCAGCTACCTGTGGATAGTCATCATCCGGTTCTTGCAAGGGCTGGTCAGCAAGGGCTGCTGGACTTCAGGCTACATCCTGGGTGAGTGCAGGACCTGCTCCTAGGAGCAAGACTAGCTGCAGATGATGAAGGAACAAAACTCAACTccaaaaaacttgaaaaataagccatttaaaaaaatgcctcCCATGGTGTTTTATTTAGGAGTTTTCTCCCTCTTTGGCTTCCCAGGATGTTTACAAGCACTGTCATTAGGGAGAAACAACAATAGTGGTGGTGTATTAGGGTTCTTACCTCAAGATAGGCTTTCCCCTATGGTGCAGCTCACATTTGCAGATCTGTCTGGGCCCCATGgctcctcttccttccatcAGGCTCTGGCTAGGGAAGGTGaccaggcaggcacagcccctctggCCCAGGTGCAGACAGGACGTGGACAGAGGAGGCCATTAAAGAAGCAGGCAGAGGGTGGGGAAAACTTGAGACATTTTTATGACACAAAGAGGGAAACAGAGAACATAAAAACATCAGAAGAACAGCACGTACTTGCTGATAAGAAGACGAGGTGTTTTGTACCTGTGTGTATGCGCTGGGCTGAGCGGAGGCCAAGCCATGGAGGAGCCAGCCTGTGTGGGTGCCTCTCTCTCCCAGGGCCCTGCACCAGCTGTGTCTGCTGGtaaggcacagctgggcagccaggctgggtctgggacCATCTCAGGACCTCCTTCTGCTTCAGGGTAGAGCTGCTTGggatttctctgatttttctggAGTGGAGTTCAGTCTCTTGTCCAAAATATCCAACTGCAAGCAATCACTGAAGcagcagattattttaaaagctgaccTACAGAACATTAACTGGGTTAGGGTGGCAGGTGGCTGTACCCAATATCTCTGAGAGATATGCTATTCATTGTGATAGtggtaaaaatgtaaaagtCAGAGCCCTAAACTTCCATGAAATCTTTCAATGCGGCCACCTTGCTAATTCAGTTATCCAGGTGTCTGGTATAAATAAAAGCACCTACAGACTGTCTTTTGCTAAACGTGATTATTCCTTCCTGTGCATTTCTGGATGCTTGCTTGGATTCTTAGATCTTTTCCTGGCATGTATGAAATGTCCATCCCCTCTTCTGGGGAGCTTGAACCTGTTTTGGAGCATGAAGTCCTTTTCAGAACAATGTTTTCCCCCATCCtgatattttctctctgttatATCTTGTTCCTCCTGGAATCTCTTGAAACTCTCTTATGCAAAAGATCCCGAACCAGCCCCAAAGCTCCCTTAAATTTGTATCTTCTCCCTAAGGGTGGCCAATACTAAATGTCCAGGGAAGGATACAAGGACAGAACAACCTTATTATCCTGCTTGTATACCTTCAGCTGCTTCTGGCTCAGTGTTGCTGAGCCTGAGATGTTTTTGTGCATCGTTCAGCTGAGCAGCATTAGCTAATCTGTGGCTCCAAAACTCAACAGCTCATTTGGCTGCTAATTAGTTCCttactgttatttttctaataaatgtGACTTTCTTGAAGTCACACAACTGGATGCAAAGTGTGCTTGTGCCTGCCTGCTggaatagaatcacagaatcacagaatttctaggttggaagagacctttaagatcatcgagtccaacccatcttctaacacctcaactagaccatggcaccaagtgccagatccagtctttttttaaacacatcaagggatggtgactccaccgcctccctgggaagatgattccagtatttgatcactctttctgtgaaaaacttcctccttatttctagcctgtatctcccttggcgcagtttgagactgtgtcctcttctgtctgttgttgcccagagaaagagaccgacgcccagctcaccacagccacccttcaggaagttgaagagagtgataaggtcacctctgagtctccttttctccaggctgaacaaccccagttACTTTTAATTCTGTATCCACAAGATACAGAGACCCACAGAtgtgtggctctgtgctgtgacGTGGAGTAGCGAAGAGCAGATGAATAGTGATCCCACCCTGGCCTGGGAGCTCAGAGCCATCCTCTGATACAGGCTTTCCTTATTACTTGGAGTGAGATGCAGGCTGAAAGCCTGTTGTTTGGGAACAAAATATTCCGCTTTGTTCTTGGGTTGGAGACATTACGTATGATGTTGGCATTAGACTTCACAACAAAATCTGTCTGTGCACTTTTACGAATGCCTGATTTACTCTGGgatctctgcagcagaggaCACTGCTGGATGCCTTAGGCCAGTGCACGGCCAGCAGCagtgttttcctctctgctggagTTTGGGTGCCAGAAAAGCGCAGCAGGGGGTTTTGTTAGGAGGCATTATGCCAGGAAGCCCGTGATGACCAAGGTTTCTCCAAGGAGTTACCATAGCATTGGTCCTGCAGCATGCCCCTGGGTGGTTCCTGCCGtgaggggcaggcagggagctcaCACGTCCCTGTGCACGCCCGCAGTGACAGAGGTGGTGGGCCCGCAGTACCGCAGGACGGTGGGGATCCTCTACCAGGCCGCCTTCTCCGTCGGGCTCCTGCTCTTCGACGGCCTCGCCTATGCCCTCCCGCACTGGCGGTGGCTGCAGCTCACGGTCACCCTGCCCacctgcttcctcctgctctaCTACTGGTGAGTGCCCTTTTGGGGTGCCTCTGCCCAACGCCCAAAAATCCCggctcctcctgcttcccacgGGTTGatactgggaggaactgggtGCTCCTTTCTGCTACACACACCTTTTGGTGCAAAGAGGGGGCTCCCAgcaagagggagagggaaatagGACCCCTCAGCAACTGAGGTCTTGTTGAATCCTGGCATGTGCACCTCACCTGACCTTGTGTTTAAAAATGAGACCACTTGGAAAAACACTGTGGGAAAATTGGACTAGTGTAATTTACTACTTTCTTTAAGCAATTCATAAATGAAAATAGTTGCCTTGGCATAGCTTAGTTGGTCTTACACTGAAAATATGATTATTCACAAATTGTCTAATGCTAACATAACTGTAACAGGCTGTTATCGTGTTCTTTTAAGGCAGAAAAGTTGCAGTTTTTGTGGTCcaaccaaaaaaagaaggaCTTGGGTCCTCCTTCATTTAAGTTTCTCTCttatctttttaataaatattttttgctttgagTGCTTTGGATTTGACAAGTTGTCTGGGTGGGTCAAGAGGTTAAGAATAGTAGAAAGAAATTTGTTGCCTTCCTTCTTCCATATTTTTGAATTGGTAAACCAGTTCTAACTTAATTAGTACTTCTTAACCTGTATTGGCAGAAGTGAAAAATGGCTCCCTAAGAGGAGCTGGTTTGTGGTGAATGGGCTGGATAAAGTGACAGCACTACTCTCAATCAAAGCTCCTCCCTGATTTATCTTTAGTAAACTCCTCTTTGACTAAAGCCACTACCTCAACTATTCTTCTTCCAATCTCAGCCATGGGATGTACTACTTTTCCTGACTGGAGGAGTGGGAAGTAGCACATGAAACccacccaaccaaaaaaaataaaaatccaccgACCTCTATTTAATCCCTCCAAAGTCTCTACTCATGGGAGAATAGGTAGGCTTTATGTTTTGTTGTATAATGGCATCCACTCGCATTGTAGGTGCCTCCCAGAGTCTCCCAGGTGGCTGATATCTCaaggaaaaaatgacaaagcTATGAAAATTGTCAGAAATATGgctaaaaaaaatcagaaaaagatGCCTTCCCATTTAAAGGTGAGCTCAGGGTTTGCTTGTACGTGCAAGTAAGCATCATGACAGTACCTTGCATCAGTTCCTCCCAGAGAAATTTAATGTGCTATGTACTGGCTCTTCCATAGGATATTAAATTTGAAGAGGAAGATTGTGGAAAGCAGAATCCCTCGCTGATGGACCTTTTCAGGACACCACAGATAAGAAAAAACACGCTCATTTTGATGTACAACTGGTAAGAATATAGCACTAGACAGCTAGTTTTGGAGCTCTGGATTTGACCACTCCATCAGGACACGGATGTCTGCTCTCTCACTATCTAACAAATCTAAGACGCTTTTCTCTGCCCAGGTTCACGAGCTCCGTCCTCTACCAGGGGCTCATCATGCACATGGGAATGGCTGCTGAGAACATGTACCTGGATTTCCTCTACTCTGCACTCGTTGAGTTCCCAGCTGCCTTCATCATCATCGTCACTATTGACCGTGTCGGGCGGCGCTACCCCTGGGCCGTGTCCAACCtggtggctggggctgcctgcctTGCCACAGCCCTCATCCCAGAGGGTGAGTCAGCTGAATGAAACCCCGTGGGGCTTCCCAGCCTGTCCTCTGGCACCTCCATGCTGCTTTGTGAGGGTCCCTTTGCCACTGCTCGCGAGTCCTCACTGTTCCCGTTCCCTCACTCACACgggtgaaacaaaaaaaaccaaatatccCTTAAAAACATCAACTGGCATGGGATTAGAGGTCCCACAGATGTTGTGTCAATTGACACCTGGGATGCTTTTAAATGTGTTGAATGTATTTTCTCTGCAGACATACATTGGTTAAAAGTGATTACTGCTTGCATTGGGAGAATGGGAATTACGATGGCTTTTGAAATGGTTTGCTTTGTAAACACAGAACTGTATCCAACTTATATCAGGTAGGTGCATCTTCTTCCCAGTTGGCATTTGGCCTGGAATCAAATAGTTGAGGCTGATGTGTATGTTATGTTTTATGCTAAATTAAGTTATCCTCAAATGTGTCAGAATTACACAGGTACTATTTAACATAAAGTGAAGCACaattaaaatgcttaaaaaaggTAGcttaataaagaaaagaaatgtactTTTAGACAAGAGGAAACTCACATGActgaaacaaagggaaaatttgggagaacCAGGGTGGGTGAGGGATCTGAAGTTCCACACAGTGCCTGGATCTGTCCTGTGTGAGGGTGAGAGTTGTGATCCAtccctttccagctgcagtACTCTGACACTAACATGATCCCTCTGCTGCCAAACCAGGAACCTCGGGGTGATGGTTTGCTCCTCTTTGTGTGATATTGGTGGAGTCATCGCCCCATTCATTGTCTACAGACTGGTGGAGATCTGGCACGATCTGCCACTGGTTGTCTTCAGTAAGTGCCACTTTACCTCCTTGCCAGCCCCTTCCAGGGTTCAGTGGGGGACCCAAATTccaaagggagggaaaagccaCCAATGCAGCTGCTTTAAGTCTAGCAGAAGCCCCCAGCTCTCTACAAGGCCTTAGCCTTCAGTTTATGACAATTTGGAACTTGTTTATGCACTCATGTCTCCTTTGCCCCTATGATTTCTCCTTGCATTTTAAAGGAAGTTTGAGTCAAATACGTGTTTGACAGATGGCAAAGGACTCATGAAATTTTTGATTACCTTAATATTTGGTGTATTTAAAGCTGATTTACTGCTCTACTGTGAGCTAAACTGTCTTTGTCCAGCAGTCAAACTCTAGAATTTCCTGTAATTCCCTGTTTAATGGAGTACAAGTATGGCTGTCATGCTTCAGCTTTTCTGACACTTTGTTAACTGGCTCCTCTCCAGCTACTTGGAAAGTGCCTGGTAAATAAATGCAAGATAAGTTTTACAGACTAGTGACCTGAACTCTCAGGTCAAGGCCTGCAACACTTTTATGAATCTTTAGGTCAGCacattatttacagaaaaatacctTGAATGGTAATATGCAGATTTTGACAGACAGGACATCTAGAAGGTGCTTAATAGATTTAAAACACATGCCAAACACATACAAACTGGATAAAA of the Camarhynchus parvulus chromosome 3, STF_HiC, whole genome shotgun sequence genome contains:
- the SLC22A2 gene encoding solute carrier family 22 member 2, whose product is MPTLDDILEHVGEFDRFQKQIFFVLCLLSASFTPVYVGVVFFGFTPEHRCFSPGVAELSQRCGWSLEEQLNHTVPQWDGHGASFSSRCRRYEVDWNTTGISCTDPLGSLGGTGDPVPLGPCRDGWVYDSPGSSIVTEFDLVCEDSWKLDLFQSSVNAGFFIGSLNIGYIADRFGRKFCLLTTIVANIVCGLLLAFVPSYLWIVIIRFLQGLVSKGCWTSGYILVTEVVGPQYRRTVGILYQAAFSVGLLLFDGLAYALPHWRWLQLTVTLPTCFLLLYYWCLPESPRWLISQGKNDKAMKIVRNMAKKNQKKMPSHLKDIKFEEEDCGKQNPSLMDLFRTPQIRKNTLILMYNWFTSSVLYQGLIMHMGMAAENMYLDFLYSALVEFPAAFIIIVTIDRVGRRYPWAVSNLVAGAACLATALIPEDIHWLKVITACIGRMGITMAFEMVCFVNTELYPTYIRNLGVMVCSSLCDIGGVIAPFIVYRLVEIWHDLPLVVFTVLGLIAGGLVLLLPETKGRVLPETVEDVENFHRQSAPTAKKIYLQVQGSEIARG